GGGCCGGCGGCAGCAGAGTCCGGCGGGGCGTCGTAGAATCGTCGGCTCCCGGCCGGAGGTTCGGGCGCCGGCCTGGCCGTGCGTCTGCCTCGCATGGCTCCCCGTGCTTTTCCCTTGATAAACGACTTCGATGAGTTTTCGCCGCCTTTCTTTGCTCGCCATGTCGAGCGTTTGCGTACTGGGCGCCGCCTGCGCGCCTGCCGTTTTTGCTGCTTCTGCCGCTACGCCGGCGAGCGCCGTCACGCTCAGCGAGGCCGCTTCGGCCGCCTCAGCCGCCTCAGCCGTTGCCAGTGCCGCAGGCGATGCCGGTCCGGCCTACGGCCCCGAGTTGCAGGGCTTCGACTATCCGGCGCCGGTCGGGCAGTACGATTTCACCTCTCAAGGGGTCGCGCTGCATATGGCGTACATGGACATCAAGCCGGCGCATGCGAATGGCCGCACAGCGGTGTTGCTGCACGGCAAGAACTTCTGCGCGGCAACGTGGGAGGGGACCATTCGCCAACTGAGCGATGCGGGCTTTCGCGTGATCGCGCCCGACCAGATCGGCTTTTGCAAATCGAGCAAGCCTGAGCACTATCAGTACAGCTTTCAACAGCTGGCGCGCAATACGCACGCGTTGCTGCAATCGCTCGGCGTGACCGACGCGACCGTGATCGGCCACTCCACGGGCGGCATGCTGGCGATCCGCTACGCGCTGATGTATCCGCACGAGACGCAGCAACTGGTGCTGGTCAACCCGATCGGTCTTGAGGACTGGAAGGCGAAGGGCGTGCCCTCGCTTTCCGTGGACCAGTGGTATGAGCGCGAGCTGAAGACGACCGCCGACGGCATTCGCCGCTACGAGCAGTCCACCTATTACGCGGGGCAGTGGCGTGCGGACTACGAACCGTGGGTGCAGATGCTGGCGGGCATGTACCGCGGTCCGGGCAAACAGATCGTCGCGTGGAATTCCGCGCTGCTGTACGACATGATCTACACGCAGCCGGTGGTGTACGAACTGGGCGAGTTGCAGATGCCGACGCTGCTTTTGATCGGCCAGAAGGACACCACGGCGATCGGCAAGGACGCCGCGCCGCCCGCGGTGCGCGCGAAGATCGGCCATTACCCCGAACTGGGTAAGGCGGCTGCGAAGGCGATTCCGCATGCGACGCTGGTTGAATTCCCGGAACTCGGGCACGCGCCGCAGATGCAGGATCCGCAGGC
This genomic stretch from Paraburkholderia dioscoreae harbors:
- a CDS encoding alpha/beta fold hydrolase, whose amino-acid sequence is MSFRRLSLLAMSSVCVLGAACAPAVFAASAATPASAVTLSEAASAASAASAVASAAGDAGPAYGPELQGFDYPAPVGQYDFTSQGVALHMAYMDIKPAHANGRTAVLLHGKNFCAATWEGTIRQLSDAGFRVIAPDQIGFCKSSKPEHYQYSFQQLARNTHALLQSLGVTDATVIGHSTGGMLAIRYALMYPHETQQLVLVNPIGLEDWKAKGVPSLSVDQWYERELKTTADGIRRYEQSTYYAGQWRADYEPWVQMLAGMYRGPGKQIVAWNSALLYDMIYTQPVVYELGELQMPTLLLIGQKDTTAIGKDAAPPAVRAKIGHYPELGKAAAKAIPHATLVEFPELGHAPQMQDPQAFHKALLEGLAALPSSW